One Prunus dulcis chromosome 8, ALMONDv2, whole genome shotgun sequence DNA window includes the following coding sequences:
- the LOC117637155 gene encoding uncharacterized protein LOC117637155 isoform X4, whose protein sequence is MGFVGLVEFALQCFDVLGWPPLALLYPLLPLWPHIRLMIVFWLLIPHYGGAFYVYNHLIRPCLSMDLQIVINWFNKRKKSSFDRDNFLAEVERYVKENGPEALENIVASTSEKTKSSPDAKEFKAVSLDNKEKTPFEGAYGLKPQNVLDLVPLPEEMKMSDDGEGLADQVKRVHEEVRAVIKASNESSAAAANQHRRVKDFEEGDMVWVHLKKERFPKGTYHKLKSKMLGPYKVLKKMSSLAYMIELPPDLQISPYFNLSDLYLFEGFDEETISMEAQIQQLPKAQIDIVEDVLDVKVVTSRKGNQYRRFLVKWLGKNATENTWIAEYDLRRIFSERYAEVVKAFSPESTSSQPGGVDAGASVR, encoded by the exons ATGGGCTTCGTGGGTCTTGTTGAATTTGCCCTTCAATGCTTTGATGTTCTTGGATG gCCTCCACTTGCTCTGCTGTATCCTCT GCTCCCACTGTGGCCGCACATTAGGCTAATGATTGTCTTCTGGTTGCTGATACCTCATTATGGTGGTGCATTTTATGTCTATAACCACCTTATCCGTCCATGCCTCTCCATGGACCTACAAATTGTTATCAACTGGTTCAACAAGCGGAAGAAATCCTCGTTTGACAGAGACAATTTTCTTGCCGAGGTGGAGAGATATGTAAAGGAGAATGGACCTGAAGCTCTGGAAAATATTGTTGCTTCCACA TCTGAGAAAACAAAGTCAAGTCCCGATGCGAAAGAGTTCAAAGCAGTTTCTCTGGATAATAAAGAG AAGACACCTTTTGAAGGTGCTTATGGACTTAAGCCTCAAAATGTTCTTGACTTAGTTCCACTTCCAGAAGAGATGAAGATGAGTGATGATGGAGAGGGTTTGGCGGACCAAGTGAAAAGAGTGCATGAAGAAGTGAGGGCAGTTATAAAGGCTAGTAATGAGTCGTCTGCAGCCGCTGCCAATCAACACCGAAGAGTCAAAGATTTTGAAGAAGGTGACATGGTTTGGGTGCATTTGAAGAAGGAAAGATTTCCCAAAGGCACATACCATAAATTGAAGTCCAAGATGTTAGGGCCATATAAGGTGTTGAAGAAAATGAGCTCATTAGCTTACATGATAGAGCTGCCACCGGATCTCCAGATTAGCCCATATTTCAACTTGTCtgatttgtatttgtttgAGGGATTTGATGAAGAAACAATTTCAATGGAGGCACAAATCCAGCAACTTCCAAAGGCACAAATAGATATTGTTGAGGATGTGTTGGATGTCAAAGTGGTGACGTCAAGGAAGGGTAACCAGTATAGGCGGTTCTTAGTGAAATGGTTGGGTAAGAATGCTACTGAGAATACTTGGATTGCTGAATATGATTTAAGGAGGATTTTTTCAGAGAGATATGCTGAAGTTGTTAAAGCTTTCTCGCCAGAGTCGACTTCTTCCCAACCTGGTGGAGTTGATGCAGGAGCATCTGTTCGTTAG
- the LOC117637155 gene encoding uncharacterized protein LOC117637155 isoform X3, with product MGFVGLVEFALQCFDVLGWPPLALLYPLCCTIRAIEANSISDSQRYLSLQCAYFHKICRVRLPLWPHIRLMIVFWLLIPHYGGAFYVYNHLIRPCLSMDLQIVINWFNKRKKSSFDRDNFLAEVERYVKENGPEALENIVASTSEKTKSSPDAKEFKAVSLDNKEKTPFEGAYGLKPQNVLDLVPLPEEMKMSDDGEGLADQVKRVHEEVRAVIKASNESSAAAANQHRRVKDFEEGDMVWVHLKKERFPKGTYHKLKSKMLGPYKVLKKMSSLAYMIELPPDLQISPYFNLSDLYLFEGFDEETISMEAQIQQLPKAQIDIVEDVLDVKVVTSRKGNQYRRFLVKWLGKNATENTWIAEYDLRRIFSERYAEVVKAFSPESTSSQPGGVDAGASVR from the exons ATGGGCTTCGTGGGTCTTGTTGAATTTGCCCTTCAATGCTTTGATGTTCTTGGATG gCCTCCACTTGCTCTGCTGTATCCTCT ATGTTGTACGATTAGGGCGATTGAGGCCAATTCTATTTCAGATTCTCAGAG ATATCTGTCCCTGCAATGTGCATACTTCCATAAAATCTGCCGAGTTAG GCTCCCACTGTGGCCGCACATTAGGCTAATGATTGTCTTCTGGTTGCTGATACCTCATTATGGTGGTGCATTTTATGTCTATAACCACCTTATCCGTCCATGCCTCTCCATGGACCTACAAATTGTTATCAACTGGTTCAACAAGCGGAAGAAATCCTCGTTTGACAGAGACAATTTTCTTGCCGAGGTGGAGAGATATGTAAAGGAGAATGGACCTGAAGCTCTGGAAAATATTGTTGCTTCCACA TCTGAGAAAACAAAGTCAAGTCCCGATGCGAAAGAGTTCAAAGCAGTTTCTCTGGATAATAAAGAG AAGACACCTTTTGAAGGTGCTTATGGACTTAAGCCTCAAAATGTTCTTGACTTAGTTCCACTTCCAGAAGAGATGAAGATGAGTGATGATGGAGAGGGTTTGGCGGACCAAGTGAAAAGAGTGCATGAAGAAGTGAGGGCAGTTATAAAGGCTAGTAATGAGTCGTCTGCAGCCGCTGCCAATCAACACCGAAGAGTCAAAGATTTTGAAGAAGGTGACATGGTTTGGGTGCATTTGAAGAAGGAAAGATTTCCCAAAGGCACATACCATAAATTGAAGTCCAAGATGTTAGGGCCATATAAGGTGTTGAAGAAAATGAGCTCATTAGCTTACATGATAGAGCTGCCACCGGATCTCCAGATTAGCCCATATTTCAACTTGTCtgatttgtatttgtttgAGGGATTTGATGAAGAAACAATTTCAATGGAGGCACAAATCCAGCAACTTCCAAAGGCACAAATAGATATTGTTGAGGATGTGTTGGATGTCAAAGTGGTGACGTCAAGGAAGGGTAACCAGTATAGGCGGTTCTTAGTGAAATGGTTGGGTAAGAATGCTACTGAGAATACTTGGATTGCTGAATATGATTTAAGGAGGATTTTTTCAGAGAGATATGCTGAAGTTGTTAAAGCTTTCTCGCCAGAGTCGACTTCTTCCCAACCTGGTGGAGTTGATGCAGGAGCATCTGTTCGTTAG
- the LOC117637155 gene encoding uncharacterized protein LOC117637155 isoform X1 has protein sequence MGFVGLVEFALQCFDVLGWPPLALLYPLCCTIRAIEANSISDSQRLNAYWVVFSLILLFEHAFMKFLEWLPLWPHIRLMIVFWLLIPHYGGAFYVYNHLIRPCLSMDLQIVINWFNKRKKSSFDRDNFLAEVERYVKENGPEALENIVASTSEKTKSSPDAKEFKAVSLDNKEKTPFEGAYGLKPQNVLDLVPLPEEMKMSDDGEGLADQVKRVHEEVRAVIKASNESSAAAANQHRRVKDFEEGDMVWVHLKKERFPKGTYHKLKSKMLGPYKVLKKMSSLAYMIELPPDLQISPYFNLSDLYLFEGFDEETISMEAQIQQLPKAQIDIVEDVLDVKVVTSRKGNQYRRFLVKWLGKNATENTWIAEYDLRRIFSERYAEVVKAFSPESTSSQPGGVDAGASVR, from the exons ATGGGCTTCGTGGGTCTTGTTGAATTTGCCCTTCAATGCTTTGATGTTCTTGGATG gCCTCCACTTGCTCTGCTGTATCCTCT ATGTTGTACGATTAGGGCGATTGAGGCCAATTCTATTTCAGATTCTCAGAGGTTGAATGCTTATTGGGTTGTCTTCTCATTGATTTTGCTCTTTGAACATGCATTTATGAAGTTCCTTGAATG GCTCCCACTGTGGCCGCACATTAGGCTAATGATTGTCTTCTGGTTGCTGATACCTCATTATGGTGGTGCATTTTATGTCTATAACCACCTTATCCGTCCATGCCTCTCCATGGACCTACAAATTGTTATCAACTGGTTCAACAAGCGGAAGAAATCCTCGTTTGACAGAGACAATTTTCTTGCCGAGGTGGAGAGATATGTAAAGGAGAATGGACCTGAAGCTCTGGAAAATATTGTTGCTTCCACA TCTGAGAAAACAAAGTCAAGTCCCGATGCGAAAGAGTTCAAAGCAGTTTCTCTGGATAATAAAGAG AAGACACCTTTTGAAGGTGCTTATGGACTTAAGCCTCAAAATGTTCTTGACTTAGTTCCACTTCCAGAAGAGATGAAGATGAGTGATGATGGAGAGGGTTTGGCGGACCAAGTGAAAAGAGTGCATGAAGAAGTGAGGGCAGTTATAAAGGCTAGTAATGAGTCGTCTGCAGCCGCTGCCAATCAACACCGAAGAGTCAAAGATTTTGAAGAAGGTGACATGGTTTGGGTGCATTTGAAGAAGGAAAGATTTCCCAAAGGCACATACCATAAATTGAAGTCCAAGATGTTAGGGCCATATAAGGTGTTGAAGAAAATGAGCTCATTAGCTTACATGATAGAGCTGCCACCGGATCTCCAGATTAGCCCATATTTCAACTTGTCtgatttgtatttgtttgAGGGATTTGATGAAGAAACAATTTCAATGGAGGCACAAATCCAGCAACTTCCAAAGGCACAAATAGATATTGTTGAGGATGTGTTGGATGTCAAAGTGGTGACGTCAAGGAAGGGTAACCAGTATAGGCGGTTCTTAGTGAAATGGTTGGGTAAGAATGCTACTGAGAATACTTGGATTGCTGAATATGATTTAAGGAGGATTTTTTCAGAGAGATATGCTGAAGTTGTTAAAGCTTTCTCGCCAGAGTCGACTTCTTCCCAACCTGGTGGAGTTGATGCAGGAGCATCTGTTCGTTAG
- the LOC117637155 gene encoding uncharacterized protein LOC117637155 isoform X2 has product MGFVGLVEFALQCFDVLGWPPLALLYPLCCTIRAIEANSISDSQRLNAYWVVFSLILLFEHAFMKFLEWLPLWPHIRLMIVFWLLIPHYGGAFYVYNHLIRPCLSMDLQIVINWFNKRKKSSFDRDNFLAEVERYVKENGPEALENIVASTSEKTKSSPDAKEFKAVSLDNKETPFEGAYGLKPQNVLDLVPLPEEMKMSDDGEGLADQVKRVHEEVRAVIKASNESSAAAANQHRRVKDFEEGDMVWVHLKKERFPKGTYHKLKSKMLGPYKVLKKMSSLAYMIELPPDLQISPYFNLSDLYLFEGFDEETISMEAQIQQLPKAQIDIVEDVLDVKVVTSRKGNQYRRFLVKWLGKNATENTWIAEYDLRRIFSERYAEVVKAFSPESTSSQPGGVDAGASVR; this is encoded by the exons ATGGGCTTCGTGGGTCTTGTTGAATTTGCCCTTCAATGCTTTGATGTTCTTGGATG gCCTCCACTTGCTCTGCTGTATCCTCT ATGTTGTACGATTAGGGCGATTGAGGCCAATTCTATTTCAGATTCTCAGAGGTTGAATGCTTATTGGGTTGTCTTCTCATTGATTTTGCTCTTTGAACATGCATTTATGAAGTTCCTTGAATG GCTCCCACTGTGGCCGCACATTAGGCTAATGATTGTCTTCTGGTTGCTGATACCTCATTATGGTGGTGCATTTTATGTCTATAACCACCTTATCCGTCCATGCCTCTCCATGGACCTACAAATTGTTATCAACTGGTTCAACAAGCGGAAGAAATCCTCGTTTGACAGAGACAATTTTCTTGCCGAGGTGGAGAGATATGTAAAGGAGAATGGACCTGAAGCTCTGGAAAATATTGTTGCTTCCACA TCTGAGAAAACAAAGTCAAGTCCCGATGCGAAAGAGTTCAAAGCAGTTTCTCTGGATAATAAAGAG ACACCTTTTGAAGGTGCTTATGGACTTAAGCCTCAAAATGTTCTTGACTTAGTTCCACTTCCAGAAGAGATGAAGATGAGTGATGATGGAGAGGGTTTGGCGGACCAAGTGAAAAGAGTGCATGAAGAAGTGAGGGCAGTTATAAAGGCTAGTAATGAGTCGTCTGCAGCCGCTGCCAATCAACACCGAAGAGTCAAAGATTTTGAAGAAGGTGACATGGTTTGGGTGCATTTGAAGAAGGAAAGATTTCCCAAAGGCACATACCATAAATTGAAGTCCAAGATGTTAGGGCCATATAAGGTGTTGAAGAAAATGAGCTCATTAGCTTACATGATAGAGCTGCCACCGGATCTCCAGATTAGCCCATATTTCAACTTGTCtgatttgtatttgtttgAGGGATTTGATGAAGAAACAATTTCAATGGAGGCACAAATCCAGCAACTTCCAAAGGCACAAATAGATATTGTTGAGGATGTGTTGGATGTCAAAGTGGTGACGTCAAGGAAGGGTAACCAGTATAGGCGGTTCTTAGTGAAATGGTTGGGTAAGAATGCTACTGAGAATACTTGGATTGCTGAATATGATTTAAGGAGGATTTTTTCAGAGAGATATGCTGAAGTTGTTAAAGCTTTCTCGCCAGAGTCGACTTCTTCCCAACCTGGTGGAGTTGATGCAGGAGCATCTGTTCGTTAG
- the LOC117637153 gene encoding cytochrome P450 94A2-like produces the protein MFLQLLTLASLVLLPLLFFFVFKASSQPNPKTSNNTKLPKSYPIIGSFITLSKNHERRLSWFTDLLRSSPSNTFTLHHSLGKHFVVTANPTVVQHILKTHFPIYEKGNTIRTTLTDLLGDGIFNADGDNWKFQRQVSSHEFNTKSLRKFVEQVVDTELSDRLIPILSAAATNNLILDFQDILQRFAFDNICRIAFGYDPAYLLPTLPEAKFAVAFDDAVQFSGDRFSSFPQVWKLKRFLGIGSEKRLRAAVSEVREFANTIVREKKRELSETKALESVDLLSRFLGSGHSDEKFVTDIVISFTLAGRDTTSAALTWFFWLLSQNQHVEDEILKEISGTVSSESAAGGYDEVKEMVYTHAALCESMRLYPPVAADSKQAMKDDVLPDGTKVKKGMTVTYHVYAMGRMEEIWGEDWAEYRPERWLEREENGAHKWKFVGKDSFSYPVFQAGPRICLGKEMAFLQMKRVVSVVLKRFKVVPVEREGGAQPEFVAYLTGKMKGGFPVTIVERA, from the coding sequence ATGTTTCTTCAGCTCTTAACCTTGGCCTCCCTGGTCCTCCTTCccttacttttcttcttcgtcttcaaGGCTTCATCACAACCAAACCCCAAAACCAGCAACAACACCAAGCTCCCCAAATCATACCCAATAATCGGCTCTTTCATAACCCTCTCCAAAAACCATGAACGCAGGCTCTCATGGTTCACAGACCTCCTCCGAAGCTCGCCATCAAACACCTTCACCCTCCACCACTCTCTGGGCAAGCACTTCGTCGTCACGGCCAACCCCACTGTCGTCCAGCACATCCTCAAGACCCATTTCCCCATCTACGAAAAAGGCAACACCATCCGCACCACCCTCACCGACCTCCTCGGCGACGGCATATTCAACGCCGACGGCGACAACTGGAAGTTCCAGCGCCAAGTCTCCAGCCACGAATTCAACACCAAGTCTCTGCGTAAATTCGTCGAACAGGTCGTGGACACCGAGCTCTCCGACCGCCTCATTCCCATTCTCTCCGCCGCCGCCACCAACAATTTAATTCTCGACTTCCAAGACATTCTCCAACGCTTCGCCTTCGATAACATCTGCAGAATCGCATTTGGATACGATCCGGCTTACCTGCTACCCACCCTGCCCGAAGCCAAATTCGCAGTGGCTTTCGACGACGCCGTTCAATTCAGCGGCGACAGGTTCAGTTCGTTTCCCCAAGTGTGGAAGCTCAAAAGGTTTCTCGGAATTGGCTCCGAGAAGCGCCTCCGAGCTGCGGTCTCCGAAGTTCGCGAGTTCGCGAACACCATTGTCAGGGAAAAGAAGCGAGAGCTGAGCGAGACGAAGGCTCTAGAGTCCGTGGATCTCCTCTCCCGGTTCTTAGGCTCAGGCCACTCGGATGAAAAGTTCGTCACCGACATCGTCATCAGCTTCACCCTCGCCGGCCGAGACACCACGTCGGCAGCGCTCACATGGTTCTTCTGGCTACTCTCGCAGAACCAACATGTGGAAGACGAGATTCTGAAGGAGATCAGCGGAACGGTGTCGTCGGAGTCGGCCGCAGGGGGTTACGATGAGGTGAAGGAGATGGTGTACACTCACGCGGCGCTGTGCGAGAGCATGAGGCTGTACCCGCCGGTTGCCGCGGACAGCAAACAGGCTATGAAGGACGACGTCTTGCCGGACGGGACGAAGGTGAAGAAGGGAATGACGGTGACCTACCACGTGTACGCGATGGGGCGGATGGAGGAGATTTGGGGGGAGGACTGGGCAGAGTACAGGCCCGAGAGGTGGctggagagagaggagaatgGGGCCCACAAGTGGAAGTTTGTCGGGAAGGACTCGTTCAGCTACCCTGTGTTTCAGGCGGGGCCCAGGATCTGCTTGGGGAAGGAGATGGCGTTTCTGCAGATGAAGAGGGTGGTGAGTGTGGTTTTGAAGAGGTTTAAAGTGGTCCCGGTGGAGAGGGAGGGTGGAGCCCAGCCAGAGTTTGTGGCCTACCTCACCGGAAAAATGAAAGGTGGCTTTCCGGTCACCATTGTGGAGAGGGCTTGA
- the LOC117637157 gene encoding inhibitor of trypsin and hageman factor-like, with translation MYQTDESVREGERRMASAYCPGKSSWPELVGEYGEVAAAKIEQEKPDVHAIVIPEGTIITQELRCNRVRVWVDENGVVTTVPRVG, from the exons ATGTATCAGACTGATGAGAGTGTGAGGGAGGGAGAAAGAAGAATGGCATCCGCATATTGTCCAG GTAAGAGTTCATGGCCAGAGCTAGTCGGAGAATATGGGGAAGTTGCAGCGGCAAAGATAGAGCAAGAGAAGCCTGATGTTCATGCAATTGTCATCCCTGAAGGAACTATAATCACCCAAGAGTTGAGGTGCAACCGGGTCCGGGTCTGGGTTGATGAAAACGGCGTCGTCACCACGGTTCCCCGCGTTGGCTAG